The genomic region CTTCATTTTCCTGTGAAGGACCGTTCTGCTTAGGGCCATCAGCtttgctgaaatcctccaagacTGGAGCCCCTCCTCCCAAAGAACCCTTGTCATTGGTACTTTCCTCTTTGccctcctcagctctgctcctctcttcTGAGGTCTCTTGCTTTGGCAGTTTGCTCCTCAGGCGGGAGAGGCCGGGCTTGTAAATCTCCAGGTCTGGACGCCTGTTGTCTCTGCGCTGCCTcggctccttcccctccttcatggtttctggggaaaaaaatagacataAGAAAGCTATTTCCACCATAAAACTGCCAGGGGCAAAAGACCATCACCACAAATATCAAAAAAGGAATGTTAAGTAAAGCACAAGAGCCCACCACCCTCAGGGCAGGTCTAAGGGAACAGATCTGAAGAGTCTGTGTCAAGATTTACAGGAAGtcaaaaagaaagagcagaaaacatGAGAAAGTCTCACAAATCTGACCCAGTCCTTGTCCTGATCCGCTTACAAAACAAATCCAGCAACAGGTTTTGGCTCAAAGCACCAACAAGCTGCGAGAAGAACAGATAAAGCCCAACGCGGGGCCCGAGCACACATAAACACTAACAGGACACAAGTCGGTGTTaagggctgcagcagcggcTGCCCACCCGCCGGGGCTGTGGGAGCCTGTCTGCGGgtgctgcctgctccagcacagcctctggagaCAAAGATCCGCTTCTCCTCTCTTGCTCACGGCCCCTGTTTATCTCCTTCTCTCGCTAACTGTACTTGGGTAAAAACTCGCTGAAGAAACCACCCCGGGCAGCCCATAACTGAACGTGTAACTAAAGCCGGGCTGCTACGCGCTGCGCTCTCTCAGCTCGTTCCTCGCGTCCCTCCGCGCCTCAGCCCCACCAGAACCGCCGCTACCGGCCCCCCGGCCCCCGAGGGCACACGCCCAGGCCTGGGCCGCCCGGTAGCGCTTCCCCGGTGGATCCCGGCCTTCGTGGGCCCTCACCGCGGCAACACCCGTGtgcggggcggccccggggcaGGTGCCGCAGAAGGGACGAGGGAAGAGCCCGGCGAGGCCTGGCGGCCGCCGAACGccccccgccggccccgcgccgccgctcaCCTGTCCCGCCGGCCGCCGCGGCCCGGGCCTGCGCCGCCACCATGTCCCGCAGCTCGGCGGCCGAGACGCGGACGCGCTCCAGCCCCTCCGCCATCTTCCCTCCGCCGGGGGCGGGGCGCGAGGACGGCGGCCGCGCAGGGCCAAAAGCCGCGCGCCGCGCATGCGCAGCCCGCCCGGCCCCCGCCGGCCCCGAGGCTCCTGCAGCGCCGGCCCCATGGCCGCGCCGGCCCTCGCCGATGTCCGAGCGGCACAGGCCCGGCTCCGCGGCCGCCTGCAGCCCACGCCGCTGCTCACCTGCCGCAGCCTGGACCGCCTGGCCGGCCGACGCCTGCTCTTCAAATGCGAGCTCTTCCAAAGGACCGGCTCTTTCAAGGTGCGGCGCTGCCCGGGCCCCGGCGCAAAGGTCGCTTCTTGCGCCAGGGAACCTCGTGTTGTGCTCCCCCGCGGCTGCCCTGGCTCCCCTGCCCGGCGGAGGGACCGgctcccagggcagagggggctgaggctgccGCGCGGTCCTGCCAGATCCGCGGGGCCCTGAACGCCGTCGGGTGCCTGGTTGAGGAGAGCGAACGCAGCGGAGGGGGGAAGCCCCGCGCCGTGGTGACACACAGCAGTGGCAATCACGGGCAGGCGCTGGCCTGTGCTGCACAGGCAGAAGGTAACAAACATCTCAACCTCCAGCCCTATCATGCTCCCAGCACCCATCTCTGCCACCCCTGGGGAGAAGTAGGGGTGTCCCTTCCCTGAACACGTGCAGGAGGAAGCACAGGCAAGGCATGGCTCGGGAGAGCTGGCTGCTCCGGGGTTTTTGGCTGTTGGACAGCCCTTGTCTCTGGTCACACAGGGGTTCCTGCCTACATCGTCGTGCCCCGGACAGCCCCACAGTGTAAGCAATCTGCCATCCGCGCCTACGGTGCCACGCTGGTGCCATGTGAGCCCAATGACAAGGTAAAGCACAGGGGAGACGGGCCAGGGACAGGGCCCAGCTGGATGGAGAGACAACCCTCTGCCTTTTCCCATAGTCCAGAGCAGAGACAGCAGCTCGTGTAGTCCAGGAAACGGGAGGAGTGATGGTGCACCCCAACCAGGACCCGGTGGTGATGGCAGGGCAAGGCACAATTGCCCTGGaactgctggagcaggtgggAGGAAATGCTTGGCCCAGGGCTCTGCTCCTTGTGGCAGCAGAGAGGGTTAGGGGAGAGGCCAGAGCACTCACACCTCCTTGCTGCACAGGCACCCGAGGTAAATGCAGTGGTGGTTCCTGTCGGAGGAGGAGGAATGATTGCAGGAATGGCAGTTGCCATCAAGGTAGGCAACAGCTCACTGGGGAAGCGGGTGCTTCATCTCCCCTGGGGGACAGCATGAGACTCCCACAACAGGcagcagcttttctcttttagcAATAGAGAGACCCTgctgtgagcagctgtgtgtgcctgggctgtgcagggcaaCAGCACGGCCCCTGCGGCTTCCTGCCTGCACAGCAATAGGGCACAGGCACACAGCAGTCTGaacccagcagctgctcctgctctccacAGGCTTTGAGACCAGATGTGAAAGTGTTTGCTGCTGAGCCACGCAACGCAGATGACTGTTACCAGTCCAAGGTCCGAGGGGAGATGACCCCCAACCTTCACCCTCCCGACACCATCGCAGATGCAGTTAAAACCAGCATCGGCCCAAACACCTGGCCCATCATCAGGGATCTGGTTGATGATGTCCTGACAGTCTCAGAGGAAGAAATCAAAGTAAAcgctcctgcctttcctcctctcccttccttcaTCCATGCTctgcccctcctctccctcccctccactCTCCCAGGGCAGCACGAATCCCTGCACACCACCCACGCTGCGTGCAGCTagagcagctccctctgcagcagcctgggctggatgtgcacaggcagtgccctctgcagccctggagcagcctgaacttgctgctgacagctgctgctctgcccccACAGCAAGCCACACGGCTGGTGTGGGAAAGGATGAAGCTGCTGATTGAGCCAACAGCAGGCGTGGGAGTGGCGGCCGTGCTGTCAGAGCAGttccaggcactccccagggaCCTGGGGAACATTTGCATCGTGCTGTGTGGAGGAAACGTGGACCTGAGCTCCCTGACCTGGCTCACAGCCCTCCCTGGGAAAGGGCAATGAGAACAGAGCCGTGGCTCAAGTGGCAGAAACCTCCCTGAATTCATAGAGTCTGGTTTGTGCCCCTACTTAAAAACAGATGAACAACCCCAAACATTTCAAAGTTTTTGTGGAGGGGTGAGGGAAGCTGGTGTTGGGTCTCTACAGCACAAGAGTAACTTGGTTCCATAGTAAAGAGTTGCCACTGTGGGGCTGGAAACAAAGGGCTTCCTGTTCTCCCATcccctgctgccctccctgccctgggacAGGCCTCCAGTGAGCTGTGCTCACTCACTCTCCCCAGCTGCTTTCTCACTGTCACAATAACTTCCAGCAAATGCCTGTCCTTGACACAACAActcccctgcacacagcactgTGGCAGGGCACGAGGCACAGACAACAGCCCCAGTGAGCCAAGGGGCTTGCCAGACCAGGGATGCACACAGCCTCCCCACTTCTTTGGCCTCCACAGCCAGGCACCACCAAAACACAAGCACTTAGACcttttttcaaaacactttccattaaaataaatacttgtaGCTGGTacctgagcagcagctggtgagaCAGCCCCTGTACACATTCCTGTACAGACCTCAGCTGTACCATGTCCAAGACATCGGCGATGTCCTCGCTGCGCAGGGGCTGAGAACAGCACCCAGGGAGCTAAGGCACAGACTGGAAGCTTATTCCATTTCCACCTCCTGCACTGGCAGCACACTCTCACTCCTCacccatggcacaggctgtggaaCGTGGGGGTCGTAAGTCCATTTGGGAAACACGCGCTTGTAGAGGTTCAGCAGCACTGTGTCCTGGGACTTCAGCTGCCCGTCGAAGTGGCACTTCATGTGACCATGGGTCCCTAGGCAGAGAGCACAAGAGGCCATTAGCTGTCCCCTCCTGCCCAGAATGATCATATCCTGCCCAGCATCCCACAGGTAAATACAGAACCAAACCTACCCAACGGCTCCTTGATGTGTCCTCTACGACCCCACTTTGTCCTCAGCTCCACTGGCTTAAACCACATCACATCCTCTGGACACCACAACACAAAAGGCAGGTGAGAAACAGGCTGAAACAAGTGATCCCACAGGGAGAGTTCTGTGTCTGCATGCCCTCCCAcgcttcccagcacccagagagGGGCTGTACCTCTGTTAAAGAACATGTATCGCACCACAGCTGTCTTAGCAAAGATCTTGAAAGGATGGCCACTGAGCACCAGCCGCTTGACGACGATCCTGTCGGGGTCCACGGAGAGCAGAGAACCCGTGGCAATGAGGTCATGCATTCCTGCAAGGTAGAGTCACTAAGGCACCACAGAAGGTGCCTTCCTCACCTCCTGCCTCACCACACAACCCCTTCTCCCCAATGGTTCCaagcccagagcagcagggacaAAGGCGCCAGTGACAATAGGGATTGCAGTGCATTAATCTCCTCCAACAGCATGAAGGGGACAGCATTTTCAGGTCCTGCTTGCTGGATAGATGCACTTCTAAGTGGGCTATGGGAGCAGCCTGCCCATGTTTGCTTCCCAGATACCACCTCCTTGGTACTTAGCAACTTACCATTActtctctgtttaaaaagaagcactgaggcaggagggaaaGTGATGGGAGCGTAAACAGTCACCACCAGAGCTGCATCCGGACGCAGGAAACGCTCCAGCTTGTGCTTATCAGCTAGGGCAGAACAGCAATGATCAAGTTCAGGCCAACAGCAGTCCTCAGAGCTCTGGGAAACCCCACTGTGCCCATTTTTCCCTGGCAAACATGCTCTGCACTTTACAGGTGACAAACACCCCTCCTCTGCTGGCAGAGAGCATGTGGGAAGGAAGGTGATCCCCTGAGCTACAAGCTCACTGTGGAGCTGGAGCACTGAACCACCTTGGCCAAGCCCCACTATTCAGTGTCCCCCTGGAAGCCTCAGAGCCTAAGAGTGAGTCTTCACAAGAATCCTTCAGCCAGGTTCAGACACCATGGCTAAGACATCACAGGCTTCCTGCCTTAAGAAACCCCAGCCCCACTTCTTGGGCTGCCCATGcccaccccagcagcccctcacccACCTGAGGTGTGCTGGGAGAACAGGGGGGATGCTCGGAAGCGCCTGAAGCCACAGTGGAAGATCAGCTCCTCCTTGGCCCTCACGGGCTCGCTGTTGCTTGGATGCCGACGCACCAGGAAATTCAACACAGACATCTGCaagtgaagcagcagcatgaggggctgacagcagggctggcagagatggcagacagagcagaaagcaactgggcactgcagcagagGTGAATGTTCTTGACAATAGCTTCCCAAAAGGCTACCAATGCAGACGCCTCAGCCAGGCTCAGACACTCCAGCCTAAACACCCCTGGCAGGTTCAGCCTCCTCTGACCAAAGGGAAACATAAGCAATGAAGGGAGATTCCAGCCTAAACCCTCTGCAGCCAGAGCCTGTCCAACCCATGTAGCCTGAGGGGATCAGACAAGGAGCAGCACAAGATATCAGCAGGGCCATCCTTCTCACCTTTTGCTCATGGGGAAGCAGTGAGAAGAGGACTAGGGGTTTCCCTTCTTTGAAGCTCTCCATCACTGACACTGGGACGTTGCAGACATGAAGTGTAACATACCAGCCAACCTGCCAAGAGAAGATCAGGCATGAGCACTTCTCTCAACAGGAAAGTGTCACAAGTAACAGGTGCCTGGGTTAGAGAGAGAATCCAAAACAATATCATCTGAACTCATGGCTTCACACTGAAAGGATCCACCCAGCCACCTCCCTGACAAGTTTTTCCTACTAGGAGCAAGGGAACATGGTAGGGGAAGAGATCAGCAAGAGAAAAGGGAGTTACCGAGGCTCCTTCGGTCTCCTCTTTCTCTATTTGCCGGAAGAGATTCTTCCTGGTTCGGGAGAAGTCCTGGAACTGGAAAA from Colius striatus isolate bColStr4 chromosome 20, bColStr4.1.hap1, whole genome shotgun sequence harbors:
- the SRR gene encoding serine racemase produces the protein MAAPALADVRAAQARLRGRLQPTPLLTCRSLDRLAGRRLLFKCELFQRTGSFKIRGALNAVGCLVEESERSGGGKPRAVVTHSSGNHGQALACAAQAEGVPAYIVVPRTAPQCKQSAIRAYGATLVPCEPNDKSRAETAARVVQETGGVMVHPNQDPVVMAGQGTIALELLEQAPEVNAVVVPVGGGGMIAGMAVAIKALRPDVKVFAAEPRNADDCYQSKVRGEMTPNLHPPDTIADAVKTSIGPNTWPIIRDLVDDVLTVSEEEIKQATRLVWERMKLLIEPTAGVGVAAVLSEQFQALPRDLGNICIVLCGGNVDLSSLTWLTALPGKGQ